The Henckelia pumila isolate YLH828 chromosome 2, ASM3356847v2, whole genome shotgun sequence genome includes a window with the following:
- the LOC140877975 gene encoding uncharacterized protein: protein MWFIVTDGPMNIMKVNTAVAITEGAPQMIEKPRAEWTSEDKRKANLDNVARDILYKTLDKNKFSKIKSCTTAKEIWEKLTQLCEGNDQTKENKLMVAIQKFDNIKMKTGETMNEFDERFSSIMIELNALGKSYSNREVALKL from the coding sequence atgtggttcATAGTAACAGATGGACCAATGAATATTATGAAAGTTAACACTGCAGTTGCTATCACTGAAGGTGCTCCACAGATGATAGAAAAGCCTCGAGCTGAATGGACTTCTGAAGACAAGCGAAAAGCCAATCTGGACAATGTAGCCAGAGACATACTATACAAAACTCTGGACAAGAACAAGTTTAGCAAGATCAAAAGCTGCACTACTGCCAAAGAAatatgggagaagctcactcaacTGTGTGAAGGAAACGAtcaaacaaaggaaaacaaactcatggtggccattcaaaagtttgacaacATAAAGATGAAAACAGGagaaacaatgaatgaatttgatgaaagattcaGCAGCATTATGATCGAGCTAAATGCACTTGGAAAAAGTTATAGCAATCGTGAAGTAGCACTCAAGTTATGA